The following are from one region of the Nitrospirota bacterium genome:
- a CDS encoding OmpA family protein: MKTMQFLITVTLVVLFTGCAAKVPGELINARAAYQSASEGPAAQLAPVELHNAYEALSRAEQSFKKEPRSDKTKDLSYVAQRKAELAGAIGATAVDKAKKDKADADFQKQQAELVKQGKQDLSDAEKRQAETLAAIAAEQASKDKAAVEKRQAETLAAMAAEQANKDKANAELVKQGKQDLSDSEKRTAVAMAELAKLAAVREEERGLVVTLSGSVLFRSNESNLMSSAQVKLDQVAKALMAVRTRNLIVEGHTDSQGSESYNQGLSQRRAEAVRDYLAQKGYPAERIQARGKGKGSPIADNASPEGRANNRRVEIVIERESQKPNP; this comes from the coding sequence ATGAAAACGATGCAATTCTTGATCACCGTCACGCTGGTAGTGCTCTTCACCGGCTGCGCAGCCAAGGTGCCAGGTGAACTCATCAACGCTCGTGCGGCCTACCAGAGTGCGAGCGAGGGTCCGGCGGCGCAACTCGCGCCGGTGGAATTACACAATGCGTATGAGGCGCTCTCCCGGGCGGAACAGTCATTCAAGAAGGAACCCAGGTCGGATAAAACAAAAGATCTCTCTTATGTCGCCCAGCGCAAGGCTGAACTCGCGGGAGCGATTGGCGCCACGGCCGTCGACAAGGCAAAAAAGGACAAAGCGGACGCCGATTTTCAGAAGCAACAAGCCGAGCTCGTGAAGCAGGGGAAGCAGGACCTGAGCGACGCCGAGAAGCGGCAGGCGGAAACACTTGCGGCGATAGCGGCCGAACAGGCAAGCAAGGACAAAGCGGCCGTTGAGAAGCGGCAGGCGGAAACGCTGGCCGCCATGGCCGCAGAACAGGCAAACAAGGACAAAGCGAACGCCGAGCTCGTGAAGCAGGGGAAGCAGGACCTGAGCGACTCCGAGAAACGGACGGCCGTCGCGATGGCCGAACTCGCCAAGCTCGCTGCGGTCAGGGAAGAGGAGCGTGGTCTGGTCGTCACGCTTTCCGGGAGCGTCCTCTTTCGATCCAACGAGTCGAACTTGATGTCCTCCGCGCAGGTGAAGCTTGACCAGGTGGCCAAGGCGTTGATGGCGGTCCGTACGCGCAACCTCATCGTGGAGGGGCACACTGATTCCCAGGGCTCCGAGTCATACAACCAGGGGCTCTCGCAACGTCGGGCCGAAGCGGTCCGTGATTACCTTGCGCAGAAAGGCTACCCTGCCGAACGCATCCAGGCACGCGGAAAGGGCAAAGGCAGCCCGATCGCCGATAACGCTTCCCCCGAGGGGCGCGCCAATAACCGCCGCGTCGAGATCGTCATCGAACGTGAATCGCAGAAACCCAACCCGTAG
- a CDS encoding DUF4398 domain-containing protein, which translates to MRHVSKIGIMVLAVVVVATAIIAGCASAPLRTEASTSGIRAAEEAGAAKVPQASLHLQLAKEELDRAKELSAKGEKEMAASMLLRAEADAEMAVALSRGDAEKSEARAAVERVRQLLQDNP; encoded by the coding sequence ATGAGACACGTATCCAAGATCGGGATTATGGTGTTAGCTGTGGTCGTCGTGGCCACCGCAATCATCGCGGGATGCGCAAGCGCCCCGCTACGGACAGAGGCGTCTACGTCGGGTATCCGCGCAGCCGAGGAGGCCGGGGCGGCCAAAGTACCGCAAGCTTCTCTTCATTTGCAATTAGCCAAGGAGGAACTGGACCGCGCCAAGGAGCTGTCCGCGAAAGGCGAAAAGGAGATGGCCGCGTCAATGCTTCTGCGGGCCGAAGCCGACGCTGAGATGGCTGTCGCGCTCTCCCGCGGGGATGCCGAGAAGTCGGAGGCACGGGCAGCAGTGGAGCGTGTGCGCCAACTCCTGCAAGACAACCCATAA
- a CDS encoding lmo0937 family membrane protein, whose translation MLWTIAVVLIILWALGLVSSYTMGGFIHLLLIIALVVVVVGFLQGRRPG comes from the coding sequence ATGCTGTGGACGATCGCGGTGGTACTGATAATTCTGTGGGCACTCGGGCTGGTGAGCAGTTACACCATGGGAGGATTCATTCACCTTCTGCTGATAATTGCTCTCGTCGTGGTGGTGGTCGGGTTCCTTCAAGGGCGCAGACCCGGGTAG
- a CDS encoding BON domain-containing protein, with protein sequence MKTIYSAALMAAVMALLVISAPVHASKTDNRIESSAKKSYVFKTYLKEDDIKIDSKNGAVTLTGIVSEEYHKALAQDTVSGLPGVKSVDNKLEVKGERPAENSDAWLTAKVKTTLLFHRSVSGFKTEVNAKDGIVTLQGEATSQAQKDLATEYAKDVEGVKAVNNEMTVSKTAKKAHRTTGEKIDDASITAQAKMTLLFHRSTSALNTKVMTKHGVVTVSGKAKNAAEKDLVTKVVDDVNGVKSVKNRMTIE encoded by the coding sequence ATGAAAACAATATATTCTGCAGCCCTGATGGCGGCAGTAATGGCTCTACTGGTGATCAGCGCACCGGTGCACGCTTCCAAGACGGATAACCGCATCGAATCATCAGCCAAAAAGTCGTATGTGTTCAAGACCTACCTCAAGGAAGATGATATTAAAATAGATTCCAAAAACGGGGCTGTCACCTTGACGGGGATCGTGTCCGAGGAATACCACAAAGCATTGGCCCAGGATACCGTGTCGGGCCTGCCCGGGGTGAAAAGCGTGGACAACAAGCTGGAAGTCAAAGGGGAACGCCCTGCCGAGAACTCGGATGCGTGGCTCACCGCGAAAGTGAAAACCACACTCCTGTTCCATCGCAGCGTGAGCGGCTTCAAAACGGAAGTTAACGCGAAGGACGGGATCGTCACCTTGCAGGGCGAAGCGACCAGCCAGGCACAAAAGGACCTGGCGACCGAATACGCCAAGGATGTCGAAGGGGTCAAAGCCGTCAATAATGAGATGACCGTATCGAAGACCGCGAAAAAGGCGCACCGCACAACGGGTGAAAAGATCGATGACGCTTCCATTACCGCCCAGGCTAAGATGACGCTGTTGTTTCACCGCTCGACCAGCGCTCTCAACACAAAGGTCATGACGAAGCACGGCGTGGTCACGGTGAGCGGCAAGGCAAAGAATGCAGCCGAAAAAGACCTGGTGACCAAAGTCGTCGACGACGTAAACGGCGTGAAGAGCGTAAAGAACCGGATGACCATCGAGTAG